In a genomic window of Infirmifilum sp. NZ:
- a CDS encoding KaiC domain-containing protein yields the protein MERLSTGIKGLDDILAGGVPEGFFVALVGMPGTGKTIACLHFVNAGLLRGEKAIYVTTEESRESIIRQASQFGMDFDKAYREGRLIIIDALMRSTSDEWNLNLVTVEEMLDKVIEAKKRLGSKARRLVIDSMSAFWLRAPVKAREESYTVKRILAKWDLTVYATSQYAITTGGAFGWGLEHIADGIIHFKRRVINGVLTRYIIVEKMRQTPHDLRAWEIAVIDGKGLVLLNPLSRRMEDEALPESVSKRIKKVLSEEE from the coding sequence GTGGAGAGGCTCTCCACAGGCATCAAAGGGCTCGACGACATACTTGCCGGCGGTGTACCCGAGGGTTTCTTCGTGGCCTTGGTCGGCATGCCCGGAACAGGGAAGACGATCGCCTGCCTGCACTTCGTCAACGCCGGTCTCCTGCGCGGCGAGAAGGCGATCTACGTGACGACGGAGGAGAGCAGGGAGAGCATAATAAGGCAGGCATCCCAGTTCGGGATGGACTTCGACAAAGCCTACCGTGAGGGCAGGCTCATAATAATCGACGCGCTCATGCGGAGCACCAGCGACGAGTGGAACCTGAACCTCGTCACCGTCGAGGAGATGCTGGACAAGGTGATAGAGGCCAAGAAGAGGCTCGGCTCAAAGGCTAGAAGGCTGGTGATCGACTCGATGAGCGCCTTCTGGCTGAGGGCCCCTGTGAAGGCAAGGGAGGAGAGCTACACAGTGAAGAGGATCCTCGCCAAGTGGGACCTCACAGTCTACGCCACGTCCCAGTACGCCATAACCACGGGAGGCGCATTCGGCTGGGGCCTCGAGCACATCGCCGACGGCATCATACACTTCAAGCGCAGGGTGATCAACGGCGTTCTCACAAGGTACATCATTGTCGAGAAGATGCGGCAAACCCCCCACGACCTCCGAGCCTGGGAGATCGCCGTAATCGACGGCAAAGGCCTGGTTCTGCTGAACCCCCTGTCGCGCAGGATGGAGGACGAAGCCCTGCCTGAGAGCGTCTCCAAGAGGATCAAGAAGGTTTTAAGCGAGGAAGAGTGA